From the genome of Muricauda sp. SCSIO 64092, one region includes:
- a CDS encoding efflux RND transporter permease subunit, with product MNLAKFSIDKNRITFMVLATIILLGINMYFSLSQDSMPPYTVRVATVVSQFPGASPERVEQLVTDKVEKVAQELPELKEVTSTSRTGLSVVSVSLKDEVSPETLQSVWDRLRRKLNAIEGLPSGVNPNLNDDGIGDVYGIVVGLTSDGFSYSEMKDFADDIKDDLIKLPDAAKVELGGVQDERVFVEFDNTRLKEYGLSASKLQQSIGATNILSSGGQINVGDERIILEPTGNFDSVEDIQNMLIAVGNGSQSVKLGDITSVTKGYIDPPKQIVSVDGKEAITMHVNLKEDKNIVYLGEAVNQVVTQWQNRLPVGLELTRVSSLDDYIDVKVSDFMVNLMQSISIVLVVMLVFLGFRTGFVIASLIPIVTIMTLMLMGIINMGLNQVTLAALIMALGMLVDNAIVVAETIMVKLEQGVEKYKAAIEAFSELWMPLLISTLTTSAAFLAFYLSPTTMGDIVGPIFVVITIALMSSWLIALTVITMFCYMFLKVAPKGEQKPSLVDRVINSAKGYYKDLILLALKHKYKVIVGIFLAFFLSLYGFGFIPFIFFPDSDRNMITIDINLPEGNKIERTTDVVNQIEGFMADSLKVNTERDKGIVSWSSYIGEGPESYDLGYSPDEANSNYAHILVNTTSFEENAEMVKRLDGYSFRNFPNADIKVGLLGSGGGGTPIEIKVSGPEPDELSTIAESVKQKLSGVDFTKNVKDDWGPKSKKFLIEIDQNRAQNAGITSSDIATSLQTVLDGFQTGEYREDNKSIPIVMRSGDSQQQTLASLETLNVYSQNSGKSVPLLQVASIVPTWQYAKIKRLDLRRTINISSELREGGNASAIMSVVTPWLEEQVNGAWPAGYTYELGGDAEQTAENMGPIIGYLPISGFIIVLLLIIQFNSVRKMTMVVLTIPLGIIGVVIGLLVFQEAFGFMPFLGVISLAGIVINNAIVLIDRMEVELAAGRTNQDSVIAACLQRFRPILLSTFTTILGLVPLYLSGGEMWEGMAISIMIGLLFGTIITLLFIPSLYSALFKVSYKGYQFNEALLDG from the coding sequence ATGAATTTAGCAAAATTCTCAATCGACAAAAATCGCATCACCTTTATGGTGCTGGCAACGATTATCCTGCTGGGGATCAATATGTATTTCAGCTTATCCCAAGATAGTATGCCACCTTACACCGTCCGCGTGGCTACGGTGGTTTCCCAGTTTCCTGGGGCCAGTCCTGAACGGGTTGAGCAATTGGTCACCGACAAAGTTGAAAAAGTGGCGCAGGAGCTTCCGGAGCTTAAGGAAGTAACCAGTACTTCACGGACCGGGCTCTCTGTGGTAAGTGTTTCGTTAAAGGACGAGGTCTCGCCAGAAACGCTCCAGTCCGTCTGGGACCGTTTACGTCGGAAATTGAATGCTATTGAAGGCCTTCCATCGGGAGTAAACCCTAATTTAAATGATGATGGCATTGGTGATGTTTATGGCATTGTTGTGGGCTTAACATCAGATGGGTTCAGTTATTCGGAAATGAAGGACTTTGCCGATGATATCAAGGACGATTTGATCAAACTGCCCGATGCTGCCAAGGTGGAACTGGGCGGAGTGCAGGACGAACGCGTTTTTGTGGAATTCGATAATACCCGCTTAAAGGAATATGGCCTATCGGCTTCCAAGTTGCAACAAAGCATTGGTGCGACCAATATTTTAAGTTCCGGGGGACAGATCAATGTGGGGGATGAGCGTATTATTTTGGAGCCTACCGGTAATTTCGATTCCGTTGAGGATATCCAAAATATGTTGATTGCCGTAGGGAACGGGTCCCAATCGGTAAAACTTGGTGATATTACCTCGGTAACAAAAGGATATATCGATCCTCCCAAACAAATTGTCAGTGTTGATGGAAAAGAAGCCATCACCATGCATGTTAACCTCAAGGAAGATAAAAATATTGTTTACCTGGGCGAAGCAGTAAATCAAGTGGTGACCCAATGGCAAAATCGCCTTCCGGTCGGTCTGGAATTGACCAGAGTGTCCTCTTTGGATGATTACATAGATGTAAAGGTGAGTGATTTTATGGTGAACCTCATGCAATCCATAAGCATCGTATTGGTGGTCATGCTTGTCTTTTTGGGTTTCCGTACGGGATTCGTCATTGCCAGTTTAATTCCGATTGTGACCATCATGACCTTGATGCTCATGGGCATTATCAATATGGGATTGAACCAGGTAACCCTGGCAGCGCTTATTATGGCATTGGGGATGTTGGTTGATAATGCCATTGTAGTGGCCGAAACCATTATGGTAAAACTCGAGCAGGGTGTGGAAAAGTATAAGGCCGCAATAGAAGCCTTTTCCGAGTTATGGATGCCATTATTGATTTCCACTTTAACCACCTCAGCGGCATTTTTGGCCTTCTACCTATCGCCAACAACCATGGGAGATATTGTTGGGCCCATTTTTGTGGTGATAACCATAGCGTTAATGTCGTCTTGGTTAATCGCACTTACCGTAATTACCATGTTTTGCTACATGTTTCTAAAGGTAGCGCCCAAGGGTGAACAAAAGCCCAGCCTTGTGGATCGCGTTATCAACTCGGCCAAGGGCTATTATAAGGATTTGATATTATTGGCGCTAAAGCATAAATACAAAGTTATTGTGGGCATTTTTTTGGCTTTCTTTCTTTCACTGTACGGATTTGGTTTTATCCCATTCATCTTTTTCCCGGACAGTGATCGTAACATGATTACCATTGACATTAATCTGCCCGAGGGTAACAAAATAGAACGCACCACCGATGTGGTGAACCAAATAGAAGGCTTCATGGCAGATTCCCTTAAAGTCAATACAGAAAGGGATAAAGGCATTGTAAGTTGGTCCTCTTACATTGGGGAAGGACCCGAATCTTATGATTTGGGCTACTCCCCGGACGAGGCCAATTCAAACTATGCCCATATTTTGGTAAACACCACTTCCTTTGAAGAAAATGCCGAAATGGTAAAACGGCTGGATGGCTATTCCTTTAGAAATTTTCCGAATGCGGATATCAAGGTAGGGTTATTGGGTTCTGGCGGTGGAGGAACCCCGATAGAAATTAAAGTATCCGGACCGGAACCGGACGAACTTTCCACCATTGCGGAAAGTGTAAAGCAGAAGTTATCGGGAGTGGATTTCACGAAGAATGTTAAGGATGACTGGGGCCCAAAGAGTAAAAAGTTTTTGATTGAAATTGATCAGAACAGGGCCCAGAATGCGGGCATTACCAGTTCTGATATTGCCACATCGCTACAAACAGTTTTGGACGGTTTTCAAACCGGTGAGTATAGGGAGGACAATAAATCCATACCTATTGTCATGCGGAGTGGCGATAGCCAGCAACAAACCCTGGCTTCCTTGGAAACCTTAAATGTGTATTCGCAAAACAGTGGTAAAAGTGTACCCCTGTTACAAGTTGCCTCAATAGTACCTACTTGGCAATATGCCAAAATAAAAAGACTGGACTTGAGGCGTACCATCAATATAAGCAGTGAATTGCGCGAGGGCGGCAATGCTTCCGCAATCATGTCAGTGGTCACTCCTTGGTTGGAAGAACAGGTCAATGGGGCGTGGCCCGCCGGATATACCTACGAATTGGGAGGCGATGCCGAGCAAACCGCAGAGAATATGGGTCCCATTATTGGCTATCTTCCTATTTCCGGATTTATTATTGTATTGCTATTGATCATTCAATTCAATTCAGTGCGTAAAATGACGATGGTCGTGCTAACCATTCCCCTTGGGATAATTGGGGTGGTCATTGGACTGTTGGTCTTTCAGGAAGCTTTTGGGTTTATGCCCTTTTTGGGCGTCATTTCCTTGGCCGGTATTGTAATCAATAACGCCATTGTCCTCATTGACCGTATGGAGGTGGAACTGGCCGCGGGTAGAACAAATCAGGATTCGGTCATTGCGGCTTGCCTACAACGGTTTCGACCCATATTATTGTCCACTTTTACAACGATTTTGGGGTTGGTGCCCCTCTACCTTTCCGGGGGTGAAATGTGGGAAGGAATGGCCATAAGTATTATGATTGGACTCCTATTTGGCACCATTATCACCTTGCTATTCATACCTTCGCTTTACAGTGCCCTTTTCAAGGTCAGTTATAAAGGGTATCAATTTAATGAAGCACTTTTGGATGGGTAG
- a CDS encoding efflux RND transporter periplasmic adaptor subunit — protein MKRIQQFGFLLALSMLLFSCGAEEKKEEKSLRPVKYMEIGFLGGEKSRTFSGTARTDKIINLSFRNSGIITQFDLKLGQNVKKGQLLAKLDNVQSRLAYEQSITQLNSAASQVNTAKLSLNRVRTLYEKGSTSLSDFEAAKNSFRNAEESYKSAKRGVEIQQEQINYGYIYAPEDGTIASVSAEIDENVSPGQSVAVLNAGTDMQITLGIPESIINGVHPNMDVVVDFTSIAEDQFKGRVSEVAPAVDANTSTYPVRVIVTNPSDAIKSGMAANVTFDFGDYDSSDNVLVVPAHAVGEDSNGRFVFLVEGEGDTAKVKKQEVQLGNLTAQGFEVTSGLSSGQRIAIAGLQTLLDGQEVRLQ, from the coding sequence AAGAAAGAGGAAAAATCGCTTCGTCCCGTAAAATATATGGAGATTGGTTTTTTGGGGGGAGAGAAGTCCCGAACGTTTAGTGGTACGGCCAGAACGGATAAGATCATCAATCTTAGCTTTAGAAATTCCGGTATTATTACACAGTTCGATTTAAAACTGGGCCAGAATGTGAAAAAAGGCCAATTATTGGCCAAATTGGACAACGTACAGTCCCGTTTGGCTTACGAACAATCAATTACACAATTGAACAGTGCGGCCTCCCAAGTAAATACGGCCAAATTAAGTCTCAACCGTGTTCGAACACTTTACGAAAAAGGAAGTACCTCCCTAAGTGATTTTGAAGCAGCCAAAAATTCCTTTAGGAATGCGGAAGAGAGCTATAAGTCTGCAAAAAGGGGTGTGGAAATCCAACAGGAGCAGATCAATTATGGCTATATCTATGCGCCCGAAGATGGCACCATAGCTTCTGTTTCCGCCGAAATAGATGAGAATGTAAGCCCGGGACAGTCCGTTGCCGTTTTAAATGCCGGTACGGATATGCAAATTACCCTGGGTATTCCGGAAAGTATCATTAATGGGGTACATCCCAATATGGATGTCGTAGTGGACTTTACCTCCATAGCGGAAGACCAGTTTAAAGGCAGGGTATCGGAAGTGGCCCCTGCCGTGGATGCCAATACGTCTACTTATCCGGTAAGGGTTATCGTCACCAATCCCAGTGATGCGATAAAGAGTGGCATGGCGGCCAACGTTACTTTTGATTTTGGCGATTACGATTCAAGTGACAACGTTTTGGTTGTTCCTGCCCACGCCGTGGGAGAGGACAGTAACGGACGTTTTGTTTTTCTGGTGGAGGGAGAAGGGGACACGGCCAAAGTAAAGAAGCAGGAAGTTCAATTAGGTAATTTAACCGCCCAAGGGTTTGAAGTAACCTCTGGTCTTTCCTCGGGACAAAGAATAGCAATTGCGGGATTACAGACCCTTTTGGACGGCCAAGAAGTTAGGTTGCAATAA